Proteins found in one Salvelinus alpinus chromosome 11, SLU_Salpinus.1, whole genome shotgun sequence genomic segment:
- the LOC139534826 gene encoding uncharacterized protein, producing MRKEYFISLQPRPTPLHNPDPPRFTTRTHPAPQPRPTPLHNPDPPHFTTLTHPTSHPGPTPLHNPDPPRFTTPTHPTPQPRPTPLHNPDPPCFTTPTHPTSQPRPTPLHIPDPPRSTTPTHPAPQPRPTPLHNPDPPRSTTPTHPAPQPRPTPLHNPDPPRSTTPTHPTPQPRPTPLHNPDPPHSTTPTHPTPQPRPTPLHNPDPPRSTTPTHPAPQPRPTPLHNPDPPRSTTPTHPAPQPRPTPLHNPDPPRPTTPTHPASQPRPTPLHNPDPPRLTTPTHPTSQPRPTPLHIPDPPRSTTPTHPASQPRPTPLHNPDPLRFTTPTLPASQPRPTPLHNPRPTPLHNPDPPRLTTPTHPTSQPRPTPLHNPDPPCFTTRTHPASQPRPTPLHNPDPPRLTTPTHPTSQPRPTPLHIPDPPRSTTPTHPASQPRPTPLHNPDPPHSTTLTHPASQPRPTPLHNPDPPRFTTPTHRASQPRPTPLHNPDPPRFTTPTHPASLPRPTPLHNPDPPHSTTPTHPAPQPPTHPAPQPRPTPLHNPDPPCSTTPTHPTPQPRPTPLHNPDPPRFTTPTHPASQPRPTPLHNPDPPRFTTPTHPASQPRPTPPHNPDPPRFTTLTHPASQPRPTFPRIAKCFI from the exons atgagaaaggag TACTTCATTTCTCTACAACCCCGACCCACCCCGCTTCACAACCCGGACCCACCCCGCTTCACAACCCGGACCCACCCCGCTCCACAACCCCGACCCACCCCGCTCCACAACCCCGACCCACCCCACTTCACAACCCTGACCCACCCCACTTCACATCCCGGACCCACCCCGCTCCACAACCCCGACCCACCCCGCTTCACAACCCCGACCCACCCCACTCCACAACCCCGACCCACTCCGCTTCACAACCCCGACCCTCCCTGCTTCACAACCCCGACCCACCCCACTTCACAACCCCGACCCACCCCGCTTCACATCCCGGACCCACCCCGCTCCACAACCCCGACCCACCCCGCTCCACAACCCCGACCCACCCCGCTCCACAACCCCGACCCACCCCGCTCCACAACCCCGACCCACCCCGCTCCACAACCCCGACCCACCCCGCTTCACAACCCCGACCCACCCCGCTCCACAACCCCGACCCACCCCACTCCACAACCCCGACCCACCCCACTCCACAACCCCGACCCACCCCACTCCACAACCCCGACCCACCCCACTCCACAACCCCGACCCACCCCACTCCACAACCCCGACCCACCCCGCTCCACAACCCCGACCCACCCCGCTCCACAACCCCGACCCACCCCGCTCCACAACCCCGACCCACCCCGCTCCACAACCCCGACCCACCCCGCCCCACAACCCCGACCCACCCCGCTTCACAACCCCGACCCACCCCGCCCCACAACCCCGACCCACCCCGCTTCACAACCCCGACCCACCCCGCTCCACAACCCCGACCCACCCCGCCTCACAACCCCGACCCACCCCACTTCACAACCCCGACCCACCCCACTTCACATCCCGGACCCACCCCGCTCCACAACCCCGACCCACCCCGCTTCACAACCCCGACCCACCCCACTCCACAACCCCGACCCACTCCGCTTCACAACCCCGACCCTCCCTGCTTCACAACCCCGACCCACCCCGCTTCACAACCCCCGACCCACCCCACTCCACAACCCTGACCCACCCCGCCTCACAACCCCGACCCACCCCACTTCACAACCCCGACCCACCCCGCTTCACAACCCCGACCCACCGTGCTTCACAACCCGGACCCACCCCGCTTCACAACCCCGACCCACCCCGCTCCACAACCCCGACCCACCCCGCCTCACAACCCCGACCCACCCCACTTCACAACCCCGACCCACCCCACTTCACATCCCGGACCCACCCCGCTCCACAACCCCGACCCACCCCGCTTCACAACCCCGACCCACCCCACTCCACAACCCCGACCCACCCCACTCCACAACCCTGACCCACCCCGCTTCACAACCCCGACCCACCCCACTCCACAACCCCGACCCACCCCGCTTCACAACCCCGACCCACCGTGCTTCACAACCCAGACCCACCCCGCTTCACAACCCCGACCCACCCCGCTTCACAACCCCGACCCACCCTGCTTCACTACCCCGACCCACCCCGCTCCACAACCCCGACCCACCCCACTCCACAACCCCGACCCACCCCGCTCCACAACCCCCGACCCACCCCGCTCCACAACCCCGACCCACCCCGCTTCACAACCCCGACCCACCCTGCTCCACAACCCCGACCCACCCCACTCCACAACCCAGACCCACCCCGCTTCACAACCCTGACCCACCCCGCTTCACAACTCCGACCCACCCCGCTTCACAACCCCGACCCACCCCGCTCCACAACCCCGACCCACCCCGCTTCACAACCCCGACCCACCCTGCTTCACAACCCCGACCCACCCCACCCCACAACCCTGACCCACCACGCTTCACAACCCTGACCCACCCCGCTTCACAACCCCGACCCACTTTTCCTAGAATAGCAAAGTGCTTCATTTGA